AAGCCCGGCGACAAAACCTGACCGGCTATGCGAAGAAAATCCGCGGCTGCCTGCGTGCAAACCTGCGAAAATTTTGCACGCGGGCTTGTCCCAAGCCCATCGGCTATGCGCCTGCCCTTGCGTTCAAATATCATATAGAATTAAAATTTGCAAATTTATATTTTTACGCCTGCAGCCTCCACTAATATATCTGTTAAAACTATTACGGCTGCGCTGCACATATTATATTAAATGAATAATTTGGCAATATCTTTCTTGTTATAATTCCTACAAAAATGGTACATATTTATTGTAATAACAATAATCCCATGTTATAATATATATAAAGTATCTAAAAGAAACAATATTATGGTTCTTCCGTATTAGTCCGTCATGATTTGCTAAATTTTGCAGGTGGTGATTTGTTTGGCAGAATGTTCGATTCTAGATATACCTATAGCCGCCGCCTGTTTTGTAAAAATTCCTTCCGGATTAGATTATGTATTTACAGTATGTAATGACGCCTTTTCTACACTTATTGGCGAAGACATTACTGGCAAAACATTTTCTTGCTCACCGGAGAAATTCAGGCCACTGTTCAAAGATATTGCTGAAAAAGCAGAAAAGGGTATAAAACATTTTAAATACTCAAAGAACGGTATCCCAAAATACGACGTGCAGCTAAAATTCAGAAATGATGATTATGTAGTTTGTATTACAAGCCTCAACTTTTATTCAAACCTGATAAATTACTATCTAAGAAAGGCTCTGGTCTCCGTCCCGATTGGTCTAATTTCGGTCAACGGCATGGGAAAGATAAATTACATGAATCCCGCCGCTTATAATTTGTTAGGTTGCTCACGCGACAAAATAGGACAACCGTTCAAAAATGTCGTAAAGCTTTTTAACGAAAAAACCTTGTCTGGCGTTGAGCTTGGGCCGACAGACGAGCCGGTGTCATATAAAAACGGACTTTTGCTTCAAAACTACACTGGGAAATTTTTAAATATATCCCTCGACATAACTCCTATTGAAAACAACAGTGGTTTTATAGCCCTCATAAACGATCTCAGCGAGCAGCACCGCCGCGAGGAGGAAATCATCTATCTAATCTATCACGACAAGCTAACAGGTCTTTATAACCGCACCTATTTTGAACAAAAATTAAATGAATACAACAAAGAGCGGTATCTGCCTGTATCAATTTTGATGGGTGACGTAAATGGGCTGAAAATGACAAATGACATTTTTGGCCACCGCCAAGGCGATGAAATCCTTGTTTCTATCGCAAATATTTTATCAATTGCCTGCCGTGACGAAGATATCGTAGCGCGTTACGGCGGCGATGAATTCGTAATTCTCATGCCGAACACTACATCTGATGAAGCGGCAAAAGTCTGCAATAATATACTTCATCTTTGCGAAAACAGACAGGACAGCAAAAACATGGTGAGCATATCCCTCGGATATGCAACAAAAACCTCTGCCTTAGAAAATCTGAGCGATACGCTTAAAGTTGCTGAAAATTATATGTACCGTCACAAGCTCCTCGAAAGCCGGAGTAATAGAAGCTCCGTTATTTCCTCACTCAAAAAAATGCTGTTCGAGAAGAGTTTTGAAACAGAAGAACATGCGATGCGCCTTAGCGTATTAAGTGTCCAAATCGGCAAAATGATGGGGCTTTCTCAGAATGAGCTAAATGACCTTGAGCTTTTTTCAATGCTCCATGATATCGGGAAAATCGGTATAAAAGACCAAGTGCTGTTAAAGCCGGGCAACCTGACTGAAGAGGAATGGATTGAAATGCGCAGGCACTGTGAAATTGGCTACCGCATAGCGCGGTCCACTCCTGAGCTTGCACATATTGCTGACTATATACTGACCCATCACGAAAGATGGGACGGCAAAGGATATCCACAGGGGCTCGCCGGCAAACAGATTCCGCTTCTGTCTAGGATTCTCGCCGTTGCGGATTCATACGACGCTATGGTCAACGACAGGTATTACCGCAAAGCTCTCAGTCAGGAAACTGCAATAAACGAAATCAAAAAAGGGTCTGGAACGCAGTTCGACCCTGAAATAGTAGAGATATTTTTAAAGGTTTTGGGAAATACAACAAAAAAAGAAACAGCATAAAGATGCTGTTTCTTTTTTTATTTCAAATGCCGAAAAGCTCAGTTGGCGTCAGTATTTTTAAATGATAATCTGAAAATATCTGAACCTCTTTATTCTCCGCCGCAAAAGCAAAAAGGAATTCCCCTTGTTCCCTTAATATTACCTTGAAGCCGCTAAAATTTTTGAAATTTACAAAAACGTATTCTTCCCGCCCGACTTCGCTTATTTCAAGTGCACTGAACATAGAAAAACCATATCCGAAAAGCTTGCTCATGGCCTCTTTTGCCGTCCAGAATGCGCTTGCCGTAAATTCCCGGCGGAAACCCAGCGATACCGAATTGAACAGCAATTTCTCACGCTCATTTAAGAATTTATATATCACTTCAGTATTATGATAATCCATCCGCTGCACATCGACAGCCGCCCTTAGTTTTTCTTTGTTTGAAACTATAGCTGCGGCAAGGCCGCTGTCATGCGTTATGCTGACAAAGCAGCTACCGTCGTCTAAAAAGGGAGAACCTCGGCTGTCACTTCTCACAGGGAACATATTATAAGATATATCCCTGCCGGTCAGTTTTTTATAGGCGGCTTTGGCGCAAATCCTGCCGTACAGAAACTCTTGTTTTCGTTTTTCAGCCGCTTTTGAAATGCGGCTGAGTTCGCTGTCGTGCAGGTATTTTTTTAGGATTCCGTCATCAAATGGCATATCCCTGAAGTCGACGCTGACAAACTCAAACGCGCTGCTCAATTTGCCTTCCCCGCCCTTTATCTTATTTTACGTTTATTATAATACAAATCAGGTAATCCCGCTAACGCAGAGAACACCCTTGTCCTTCATAGAATATTATGTATAAAAAGGGGGTCTGTCAATGCGGGACATCCTTCCGATATTACTTCTCTCGTATCTGTGCAGCGGTGGCAGCCGCTGTGGCTGCCGTGGTTTTTGCAATGATTTTGGGTTCCTAAACTGCTGCAGTAATTTTTTCAACTGCTGTAACAATTGCTGCCACCCTTGTGCCAGCTATCGCTGTAATATACACGGCTGTCCAAGTTTTTGTAACCCTTGTGGCTGCGGTCCATATCACAATATATACAGATTGGGCAGATACTGGTGATATTTCGCGCCCCCTGCTTTCAGCAGGGGGCGCCAGTTTTGTCTCTGATACTCAGCAATATTTTTTCGCCGCTATTTTGATTTTCTCACAACAGCGGCTGTTATTTTTTCTTTGCGTTTAACCTTCTTTAGCAGGTTTTAACACGGCAATCAGCATCCGCACGCGCTGAGTTTTATCAACAGATTGTCCGGCGCAGGTTTAAAACTCCAGCAATTTATTCTTTCATTTTAAATATATTCCTGCACAGCTTCATTTAGTACCCTTTATTAGCTTAAAGCTGTCTTTTTTATCGGTGATTTTAAAATTATCCACATCCAAAAGGCTGCGAAGTGTATTTATAGCGGCGCTCTTTACGCGGCTGACCTTTCGCTGGGTCAAACCAAGTTCGTTTGCTGTCTGCTCCTGAGTCATGTCGCGGAAAAACAGCGCTTCTACTACCTTATGCTGAAGCGGTTTCAGCTTTGAAAAGGCCTGTTCGAGCATAATCTTATCATCAAGCGCTAAGTGAAACGGTTTTTGTCTCTGGAGTTCGGCCGCAATAGCCAACTCCCCCTCCTCCGCTTCGTCAATACTCTCTGACCAATCTTCGCAGCGGCTGCAGGCAGTCTCATGGCGGACATAATGGCGTATTTCACTGATGACGCAGGCACAGGCCCATGTTGAAAAAGATGTGCCATGGGATGGGTCGAACGTACGCACCGCCTTAATCAGCCCAACTACACCCGTCTGATACAAGTCGTCGCTGTCGAGTCCGCCGCCGTATATTTTTGAATAATGCCGTATAATGCCTTCACCCCCGTCGATTATTAAATCGAGGGTGGCTTGGTTTTCTTTGTATTTACGGTAAGCGGTGTTAATATTGACAACCATTGTCACCATCTCACATTACTGTGTAATATTTGCCGTGTATTGAACCGAAGAATTCCCCGTACCTTCGTTTTCTATCTTTCCATTCATTAAATACACCTTAGAGGTCAGCGTGTAGTATTTGGTCTTGCCGTTTTTCGACTTCACGCACATTGATATGGCCAGCAAATTATCTTTCTCTTTTGAAAATTTGAAATCGACAGCATAGCCTTTGAATCCGCCTGCCAAAAAAACGTCGTTGCCCATATGTATCCCGTCGGCTGACTTGTCATAATATATGCCGTTTCCGCTCTCAATATCCGAGATTGTGACTGTGTCTGCATATCTAAGCGTATCTGTAATCTTCTGCATTGTCATAACGCATAAATTCTGCGCCTGCACATTATTTCCGTCCGAATCAAAGGATTTATACATAATGACTACTATCGTGACGATTGAGCCCATGATAATGGCCGCTATGCTTATTGTCACCGTCAGCTCTATCAGTGTCAGGCCTTTGCTATTCTTCCTTAATGCCCGGAGGGCTGATTTGAGTTTCACAGTATTACCCCCGTCAGTCCGGTACAAACTCATAGTATTTGACACCGCCGTCCACGCCGGAAACATATGAACCGGAAACGTCATATCTGTTGCCGCCAAAGGTTATTGTCAGATGTCCCGTAGTTGAAGAAGCCGGGCTCTGCGAACCTTCTGCTTTATTCTCCTCAATCTGTCCGGCAGCAGCCATGGCATGGCTTGTCCTTTCGCGCGTCGTTTTGATGGCAGTGGTTGCGACTGCCATAATTGTCACAAGCATAATTGACAATATTGCGAGAAGCGCAGTGCTCACTATGACTTCGATGAGCGTGAGACCGCTGTTGCGATTTAACTTCGTTTTCATCAAACCCGCCCCCGCACTAACTCCATGATTCAATCTGCCACGGATCAGTCCCTTGTGCTTTTCCGCTTAGCACTGACAATGGGGTGCCGTCAAGGTTCATCTCTACAAACTTAAGTTTTAGATTGGAATCAATATAGGCCCTATTCGCTACAATGCTTCCTGCGACAGCGTAACCGGTTTGGACACCGTTATCGCTGACACCGCCGCTCATATCTATGCTTCCGTCAGGCATGTAAATTACCCCATCAATCTCTGCTGACTGGAGCTCCAGCCTGGTTCCTGAACCGCCTATAACAAATATCTTCGGCTCCTCATTCTTATCATACATACGGATAACAGGTAAACCGCCTGTGAGTGTCAGTGTCGTTCCGTTCCCCTCTAAATATATGTATAGGTGGTTGGGGCCTTTTACATAGAATTGCCTGTTCATAAGCGTTGTGCTTCTATTTACTAAAAGATATATGTCGCCGTCACTGGTATCAATTATGACCGGCCGATTGGCGTCGGAATAATTGTCGCAGGAGACGATAGTGCCGCTTTTGTTGATAAGCGCAGTCGAATGGGTGATCATTATAGGATTTGCATGCACTTCAGCCGATACTTTATCCGGTAGGTTCGTATCCGCTTTTGCTGATGTAAAAGGCATATCAAAAGAGAGATCCGGTTTCTTAACCGAAGACGGCGCGAAAAATGAGAGATTATTGTTTGCGGTCTCAGCATAGCCTTTATAATACAACGTACCTCTTATCTGCCTGCTTTCGCCGGCGAAAAAGACATTGCCGAGGCAATAAGCATCGCCGCCGATATAATGCCCCGCCATTGAAAGATCGCCACTGACATAAGCGTTTTTTTCAATGCGTGCACCGTTTGAAAC
This DNA window, taken from [Clostridium] cellulosi, encodes the following:
- a CDS encoding hypothetical protein (Family membership) is translated as MAECSILDIPIAAACFVKIPSGLDYVFTVCNDAFSTLIGEDITGKTFSCSPEKFRPLFKDIAEKAEKGIKHFKYSKNGIPKYDVQLKFRNDDYVVCITSLNFYSNLINYYLRKALVSVPIGLISVNGMGKINYMNPAAYNLLGCSRDKIGQPFKNVVKLFNEKTLSGVELGPTDEPVSYKNGLLLQNYTGKFLNISLDITPIENNSGFIALINDLSEQHRREEEIIYLIYHDKLTGLYNRTYFEQKLNEYNKERYLPVSILMGDVNGLKMTNDIFGHRQGDEILVSIANILSIACRDEDIVARYGGDEFVILMPNTTSDEAAKVCNNILHLCENRQDSKNMVSISLGYATKTSALENLSDTLKVAENYMYRHKLLESRSNRSSVISSLKKMLFEKSFETEEHAMRLSVLSVQIGKMMGLSQNELNDLELFSMLHDIGKIGIKDQVLLKPGNLTEEEWIEMRRHCEIGYRIARSTPELAHIADYILTHHERWDGKGYPQGLAGKQIPLLSRILAVADSYDAMVNDRYYRKALSQETAINEIKKGSGTQFDPEIVEIFLKVLGNTTKKETA
- a CDS encoding hypothetical protein (High confidence in function and specificity), which codes for MSSAFEFVSVDFRDMPFDDGILKKYLHDSELSRISKAAEKRKQEFLYGRICAKAAYKKLTGRDISYNMFPVRSDSRGSPFLDDGSCFVSITHDSGLAAAIVSNKEKLRAAVDVQRMDYHNTEVIYKFLNEREKLLFNSVSLGFRREFTASAFWTAKEAMSKLFGYGFSMFSALEISEVGREEYVFVNFKNFSGFKVILREQGEFLFAFAAENKEVQIFSDYHLKILTPTELFGI
- a CDS encoding hypothetical protein (Family membership), whose product is MVVNINTAYRKYKENQATLDLIIDGGEGIIRHYSKIYGGGLDSDDLYQTGVVGLIKAVRTFDPSHGTSFSTWACACVISEIRHYVRHETACSRCEDWSESIDEAEEGELAIAAELQRQKPFHLALDDKIMLEQAFSKLKPLQHKVVEALFFRDMTQEQTANELGLTQRKVSRVKSAAINTLRSLLDVDNFKITDKKDSFKLIKGTK
- a CDS encoding hypothetical protein (Family membership), with the protein product MKLKSALRALRKNSKGLTLIELTVTISIAAIIMGSIVTIVVIMYKSFDSDGNNVQAQNLCVMTMQKITDTLRYADTVTISDIESGNGIYYDKSADGIHMGNDVFLAGGFKGYAVDFKFSKEKDNLLAISMCVKSKNGKTKYYTLTSKVYLMNGKIENEGTGNSSVQYTANITQ
- a CDS encoding hypothetical protein (Family membership), whose amino-acid sequence is MKTKLNRNSGLTLIEVIVSTALLAILSIMLVTIMAVATTAIKTTRERTSHAMAAAGQIEENKAEGSQSPASSTTGHLTITFGGNRYDVSGSYVSGVDGGVKYYEFVPD
- a CDS encoding hypothetical protein (Family membership), whose product is MKRHNSGSTLIMVAVMSAVASILAAALITLLLTANIVSEKNLNAQQAYFTARSAVDAVIAKLNDKNDASFREYVASLQDDKDYTSEMGTMSGGGNYEITLRKSGKKLKVTGRGYYPAYGASHTAVGTVNVNLAAPEDTPTLSPLHNIIYITGSQGLFIGTANITGDIVYPGPLNISSGTVVDGNVYVGGNLNVSNGARIEKNAYVSGDLSMAGHYIGGDAYCLGNVFFAGESRQIRGTLYYKGYAETANNNLSFFAPSSVKKPDLSFDMPFTSAKADTNLPDKVSAEVHANPIMITHSTALINKSGTIVSCDNYSDANRPVIIDTSDGDIYLLVNRSTTLMNRQFYVKGPNHLYIYLEGNGTTLTLTGGLPVIRMYDKNEEPKIFVIGGSGTRLELQSAEIDGVIYMPDGSIDMSGGVSDNGVQTGYAVAGSIVANRAYIDSNLKLKFVEMNLDGTPLSVLSGKAQGTDPWQIESWS